The following coding sequences lie in one Gorilla gorilla gorilla isolate KB3781 chromosome 5, NHGRI_mGorGor1-v2.1_pri, whole genome shotgun sequence genomic window:
- the TSPYL1 gene encoding testis-specific Y-encoded-like protein 1, which yields MSGLDGVKSTPPLQTHSIIISDRVPSDQDAHQYLRLRDQSEATQVMAEPGEGGSETVALPPPPPSEEGGVPQDPAGRGGTPQIRVVGGRGHVAIKAGQEEGQPPAEGLAAASVVMAADRSLKKGVQGGEKALEICGAERSASELTAGAEAEAEEVKTGKCATVSAAVAERESAEVVVKEGLAEKEVVEEQMEVEEQPPEGEEIEVAEEDRLEEEAREEEGPWPLHEALRMDPLEAIQLELDTVNAQADRAFQQLEHKFGRMRRHYLERRNYIIQNIPGFWMTAFRNHPQLSAMIRGQDAEMLRYITNLEVKELRHPRTGCKFKFFFRRNPYFRNKLIVKEYEVRSSGRVVSLSTPIIWRRGHEPQSFIRRNQDLICSFFTWFSDHSLPESDKIAEIIKEDLWPNPLQYYLLREGVRRARRRPLREPVEIPRPFGFQSG from the coding sequence ATGAGCGGCCTGGATGGGGTCAAGAGTACCCCTCCCCTCCAAACCCACAGCATCATTATTTCTGACCGAGTCCCGAGCGACCAGGACGCACACCAGTACCTGAGGCTCCGCGACCAAAGCGAGGCGACACAGGTGATGGCGGAGCCGGGTGAGGGAGGCTCGGAGACCGTCGCGCTCCCGCCTCCACCGCCTTCAGAGGAGGGGGGCGTACCCCAGGATCCCGCGGGCCGTGGCGGTACTCCCCAGATCCGAGTTGTTGGGGGTCGCGGTCATGTGGCGATCAAAGCCGGGCAGGAAGAGGGCCAGCCTCCCGCCGAGGGCCTGGCAGCCGCTTCTGTGGTGATGGCAGCCGACCGCAGCCTGAAAAAGGGCGTTCAGGGTGGAGAGAAGGCCCTAGAAATCTGTGGCGCCGAGAGATCCGCGTCTGAGCTGACGGCGGGggcggaggccgaggcggaggaGGTGAAGACAGGAAAGTGCGCCACCGTCTCAGCAGCCGTGGCTGAGAGGGAGAGCGCTGAGGTGGTGGTGAAGGAAGGCCTGGCGGAGAAGGAGGTAGTGGAGGAGCAGATGGAGGTAGAGGAGCAGCCGCCAGAAGGTGAAGAAATAGAAGTGGCGGAGGAGGATAGATTGGAGGAGGAGGcgagggaggaggaagggcccTGGCCTTTGCATGAGGCTCTCCGCATGGACCCTCTGGAGGCCATCCAGCTGGAACTGGACACTGTGAATGCTCAGGCCGACAGGGCCTTCCAACAGCTGGAGCACAAGTTTGGGCGGATGCGTCGACACTACCTGGAGCGGAGGAACTACATCATTCAGAATATCCCGGGCTTCTGGATGACTGCTTTTCGAAACCACCCCCAGTTGTCCGCCATGATTAGGGGCCAAGATGCAGAGATGTTAAGGTACATAACCAATTTAGAGGTGAAGGAACTCAGACACCCTAGAACCGGCTGCAAGTTCAAGTTCTTCTTTAGAAGAAACCCCTACTTCAGAAACAAGCTGATTGTCAAGGAATATGAGGTAAGATCCTCCGGCCGAGTGGTGTCTCTTTCTACTCCAATTATATGGCGCAGGGGGCATGAACCCCAGTCCTTCATTCGCAGAAACCAAGACCTCATCTGCAGCTTCTTCACTTGGTTTTCAGACCACAGCCTTCCAGAGTCCGACAAAATTGCTGAGATTATTAAAGAGGATCTGTGGCCAAATCCACTGCAATACTACCTGTTGCGTGAAGGAGTCCGTAGAGCCCGACGTCGCCCGCTAAGGGAGCCAGTAGAGATCCCCAGGCCCTTTGGGTTCCAGTCTGGTTAA
- the LOC129534503 gene encoding small ribosomal subunit protein uS7-like gives MTAWETAAPAVAETPDIKLFGKWSTDDVHISDISLQDYIAVKEKYAKYLPHSAGWYAAKCFRKAQCPIVERLTNSMMMHGCNNGKKLMTVCIVKHAFEVIHLLTGENPLQVLVNAIINSGPREDSTRIGCARTVRRQAVDVSPLRRVNQAMWLLCTGAREAAFRNIKTIAECLAEELINAAKGSSNSYAIKKDVWPSWSMWPSPATDFPSCCPINLSALQGSPTKKTKKLQLSYYNDFKNVHVDIQYEFQERKREL, from the coding sequence ATGACCGCGTGGGAGACAGCAGCACCAGCAGTGGCAGAGACCCCAGACATCAAGCTCTTTGGAAAGTGGAGCACTGATGATGTGCACATCAGTGACATTTCCCTGCAGGATTACATTGCAGTGAAGGAGAAATATGCCAAGTACCTACCTCACAGTGCAGGGTGGTATGCCGCCAAATGCTTCCGCAAAGCTCAGTGTCCCATTGTGGAACGCCTTACTAACTCCATGATGATGCACGGCTGCAACAACGGCAAGAAGCTCATGACTGTGTGCATCGTCAAGCATGCCTTTGAGGTCATACACCTGCTCACAGGCGAGAACCCTCTGCAGGTCCTGGTGAACGCCATCATCAACAGTGGTCCTCGGGAGGACTCCACACGCATTGGGTGCGCCAGGACTGTGAGACGACAGGCTGTGGACGTGTCCCCACTTCGCCGTGTGAATCAGGCCATGTGGCTGCTGTGCACAGGTGCTCGTGAGGCTGCCTTCCGGAACATTAAGACCATTGCTGAGTGCCTGGCAGAGGAGCTCATCAATGCTGCCAAGGGCTCCTCCAACTCCTATGCCATTAAGAAGGACGTGTGGCCTTCTTGGAGCATGTGGCCAAGTCCAGCCACTGATTTTCCCAGCTGTTGCCCAATAAACCTGTCTGCCCTTCAGGGCAGccctaccaaaaaaacaaaaaaattacaactaaGTTATTATAATGACTTTAAAAATGTGCATGTTGATATACAATATGAATTTCAAGAAAGGAAAAGGGAGTTATAA
- the TSPYL4 gene encoding testis-specific Y-encoded-like protein 4 codes for MLRRYRPDITSCHGSTAECKRGVVLDVSGRGRPLRRTRNSPSHTSLTSSKMSGLDGGNKLPLAQTGGLAAPDHASGDPDLDQCQGLREETEATQVMANTGGGSLETVAEGGASQDPVDCGPALRVPVAGSRGGAATKAGQEDAPPSTKGLEAASAAEAADSSQKNGCQLGEPRGPAGQKALETCGAGGLGSQMIPGKKAKEVTTKKCAISAAVEKEGEAGAAMEEKKVVQKEKKVAGGVKEETRPRAPKINNCMDSLEAIDQELSNVNAQADRAFLQLERKFGRMRRLHMQRRSFIIQNIPGFWVTAFRNHPQLSPMISGQDEDMLRYMINLEVEELKHPRAGCKFKFIFQGNPYFRNEGLVKEYERRSSGRVVSLSTPIRWHRGQDPQAHIHRNREGNTIPSFFNWFSDHSLLEFDRIAEIIKGELWPNPLQYYLMGEGPRRGIRGPQRQPVESARSFRFQSG; via the coding sequence ATGTTACGACGCTACCGCCCTGACATCACCAGTTGCCATGGTAGCACCGCCGAGTGTAAAAGAGGGGTGGTGCTAGACGTTTCGGGCAGAGGTCGGCCGCTGCGGAGGACAAGGAACTCTCCCTCTCACACTAGTCTGACTTCTTCCAAAATGAGCGGCCTGGATGGGGGCAACAAGCTCCCTCTCGCCCAAACCGGCGGCCTGGCTGCTCCCGACCATGCCTCAGGAGATCCGGACCTAGACCAGTGCCAAGGGCTCCGTGAAGAAACCGAGGCGACACAGGTGATGGCGAACACAGGTGGGGGCAGCCTGGAAACCGTTGCGGAGGGGGGTGCATCCCAGGATCCTGTCGACTGTGGCCCCGCGCTCCGCGTCCCAGTTGCCGGCAGTCGCGGCGGTGCAGCGACCAAAGCCGGGCAGGAGGATGCTCCACCTTCTACGAAAGGTTTGGAAGCAGCCTCTGCCGCCGAGGCTGCTGACAGCAGCCAGAAAAATGGCTGTCAGCTTGGAGAGCCCCGTGGCCCTGCTGGGCAGAAGGCTCTAGAAACCTGTGGCGCAGGGGGCTTGGGGTCTCAGATGATACCCGGCAAGAAGGCCAAGGAAGTGACGACTAAAAAATGCGCCATCTCGGCAGCAGTGGAAAAGGAGGGAGAAGCAGGGGCGGCGATGGAGGAAAAGAAGGtagtgcagaaggaaaaaaaggtgGCAGGAGGGGTGAAAGAGGAGACACGGCCCAGGGCCCCGAAGATCAATAACTGCATGGACTCACTGGAGGCCATCGATCAAGAGTTGTCAAACGTAAATGCCCAGGCTGACAGGGCCTTCCTTCAGCTTGAGCGCAAGTTTGGCCGCATGCGAAGGCTCCACATGCAGCGCAGAAGTTTCATTATCCAGAATATCCCAGGTTTCTGGGTTACTGCCTTTCGAAACCACCCCCAGCTGTCACCTATGATCAGTGGCCAAGATGAAGACATGCTGAGGTACATGATCAATTTGGAGGTGGAGGAGCTTAAACACCCCAGAGCAGGCTGCAAATTCAAGTTCATCTTTCAGGGCAACCCCTACTTCCGAAATGAGGGGCTCGTCAAGGAATATGAACGCAGATCCTCTGGCCGGGTGGTGTCTCTTTCCACTCCAATCCGCTGGCACCGAGGCCAAGACCCCCAGGCTCATATCCACAGAAACCGGGAAGGGAACACTATCCCTAGTTTCTTCAACTGGTTTTCAGACCACAGCCTTCTAGAATTCGACAGAATTGCAGAGATTATCAAAGGAGAACTGTGGCCCAATCCCCTACAATACTACCTGATGGGTGAAGGGCCCCGTAGAGGAATTCGAGGCCCACAAAGGCAGCCAGTGGAGAGTGCCAGATCCTTCAGGTTCCAGTCTGGCTAA